From Fusarium oxysporum f. sp. lycopersici 4287 chromosome 10, whole genome shotgun sequence, the proteins below share one genomic window:
- a CDS encoding ATP-dependent Clp protease ATP-binding subunit ClpX — translation MSPFVRALPTARCCLCHLSRCATRPVPTTTRCLSSYNSRLRQQHRYISGSPIASRRNNDFNSGFSSSYDPSVDAGRGPMFNKTNFGVPQFYPRDLKKRVDDYVVGQDRAKKTICATIFNHYQNLRRRHQHEHEDRNRRDKVMRQRFARDRELHQKRREMHPVEDEFPGHNESVRALHDNHEFDDDPMDHLYVAEDITVPDHVKIDKSNLLLVGPTGVGKTYILETLSKKINVPFSICDCNSFTQAGYIGQDVETCIERLLIEANYDIKATEHGIVVLDEFDKIARRETTTGRDVGGEGVQQALLKLVEGTKVTINVKDNRSSRSTPPITTNYSASGPSSSTPQAAPPGGKVDQYTIDTTNILFVFCGAFVGLDKAVLKRVARPTMGFGGELRGRSSMSGNKQTLPAETYTHLPHHNPQSASSFTPLDLTTPADLQSFGFIPELIGRLHNICALSPLSKEDLLRILTEPKNSLVAQYTALFETYPSRLFFTEKSLYAIAERAAASETGARGLKMEMERVLAEPMFDAPMPYVLITEGCVKGTEKAGYWGKDGRFEVDRRMQAEEMNPAKGEPENTFEKYREAGQSGG, via the exons ATGTCGCCCTTCGTAAGGGCACTCCCTACCGCTCGTTGCTGTCTTTGCCATCTCTCGCGCTGTGCCACACGACCGGTACCTACTACGACACGTTGCCTATCCTCTTACAATTCCCGATTACGACAACAACACCGCTATATCTCAGGCTCCCCTATAGCTTCACGACGCAACAACGACTTCAATTCAGGCTTCAGTAGCAGCTATGACCCATCAGTCGATGCGGGGCGTGGCCCCATGTTCAACAAGACCAACTTTGGCGTACCGCAGTTCTACCCACGCGATCTCAAGAAAAGAGTAGACGACTACGTCGTTGGCCAGGACCGGGCCAAGAAGACAATATGCGCAACCATCTTCAATCACTACCAGAATCTACGGCGAAGACACCAACATGAGCACGAGGACCGGAACAGGCGGGATAAGGTAATGCGCCAGAGGTTTGCGAGAGACAGAGAACTGCATCAGAAACGTCGTGAGATGCACCCTGTCGAAG ATGAGTTCCCGGGCCATAATGAGTCGGTCCGTGCGCTTCACGATAACCACGAATTCGATGACGACCCAATGGACCATCTCTATGTTGCAGAGGATATAACAGTTCCCGATCACGTCAAGATAGACAAGAGTAACCTCCTTCTGGTCGGTCCCACGGGTGTTGGCAAGACTTACATACTAGA AACACTAAGCAAAAAGATAAACGTACCCTTCTCTATCTGTGACTGCAACTCCTTCACTCAGGCTGGATACATAGGACAGGACGTTGAGACCTGCATCGAGCGGCTTCTTATCGAAGCCAATTATGACATCAAGGCAACAGAGCACGGTATTGTTGTTCTAGATGAATTCGACAAGATTGCAAGGCGCGAAACGACTACTGGTCGGGATGTTGGGGGCGAGGGTGTTCAACAGGCGCTGCTGAAGCTCGTTGAGGGAACAAAAGTTACCATCAATGTCAAGGACAACCGCTCATCCCGATCTACGCCACCTATCACGACGAACTATAGCGCATCTGGGCCATCTTCCTCGACTCCTCAGGCAGCTCCTCCAGGTGGCAAGGTTGACCAGTATACTATTGACACTACTAACATTCTCTTTGTGTTCTGCGGCGCCTTTGTCGGGCTAGACAAGGCTGTCCTGAAGAGAGTTGCAAGACCGACGATGGGATTCGGCGGAGAACTTAGGGGACGCTCCTCTATGTCTGGCAACAAGCAAACTCTGCCGGCAGAAACATATACGCATTTGCCTCACCACAACCCTCAATCAGCTTCATCGTTCACGCCGTTAGATCTTACCACTCCTGCTgatctacaaagcttcgGTTTCATTCCCGAGTTGATAGGGCGTTTGCACAATATCTGTGCTCTTAGTCCGCTTTCTAAAGAAGATCTCTTACGTATTCTGACTGAACCCAAAAACAGCCTTGTTGCTCAGTATACCGCTCTTTTCGAGACGTACCCTTCGCGATTATTCTTCACAGAGAAATCATTATATGCTATCGCGGAGCGAGCTGCTGCTTCAGAAACAGGCGCCCGAGGTctcaagatggagatggagcgTGTCCTAGCAGAGCCCATGTTTGATGCTCCGATGCCTTATGTACTCATCACCGAGGGATGCGTAAAGGGAACGGAGAAGGCAGGATACTGGGGCAAGGACGGCCGGTTTGAGGTGGACAGAAGGATGCAGGCAGAAGAGATGAATCCAGCCAAAGGGGAACCCGAGAACACATTCGAAAAGTACCGAGAAGCAGGACAGAGCGGTGGCTAA
- a CDS encoding cytochrome c oxidase polypeptide 5, mitochondrial, producing the protein MLRTSASNLLRKSLVRSTPALASRAASTHAISNPTLANIEKRWEGMPLQEQAELWMALRDRMQSNWTELTLQEKKAAYWIAFGPHGPRAADPPGTGARVAWGVFIGLAASVALFGAVRVVAKPAPYTMTQEYQEETNEFLKNQKSDPFTGITSPGYAGKGMVQSPPKGN; encoded by the exons ATGCTGCGCACATCAGCCTCCAACCTGCTGCGCAAGAGCCTGGTGCGCAGCACTCCCGCCCTGGCCTCACGAGCTGCCTCGACTCACGCCATCTCTAACCCGACCCTCGCCAACATCGAGAAGCGATGGGAGGGCATGCCTCTCCAAGAGCAGGCCGAGCTCTGGATGGCTCTGCGTGATCGCATGCAGTCCAACTGGACCGAGCTGACCcttcaggagaagaaagctg CTTACTGGATTGCCTTCGGTCCTCACGGTCCCCGCGCTGCCGACCCCCCTGGAACCGGTGCCCGCGTCGCCTGGGGTGTCTTCATCGGTCTCGCCGCCAGTGTCGCTCTCTTCGGTGCTGTCCGTGTTGTCGCCAAGCCCGCTCCTTACACCATGACCCAGGAGTACCAGGAGGAGACCAACGAGTTCCTCAAG AACCAAAAATCCGATCCTTTCACCGGTATCACCTCTCCTGGTTATGCTGGCAAGGGTATGGTCCAGTCTCCCCCCAAGGGCAACTAA
- a CDS encoding 1,4-alpha-glucan branching enzyme gives MAAIVENSSNSLDPNHSGGAVGDIPNDGTGVVKLDPWLEPFSEALRRRFSKTQDWIKTINDTEGALRSSAGFGYQINNFFAASSRYGTPEDLKELIDTAHGLGITMLLDVVHSHASKNVLDGINEFDGTDHHYFHGGGKGRHDQWDSRLFNYGHHEVMRFLLSNLRFWMDEYQFDGFRFDGVTSMLYVHHGMGTGFSGGYHEYFGADVDEEAVVYMMLANEMLHELYPEVITIAEDVSGMPALCLPLSLGGVGFDYRLAMAIPDMWIKILKELKDDEWDIGNICHTLTNRRHGEKTIAYAESHDQALVGDKTLMMHLCDAEMYTNMSTLSPLTPVIDRGMALHKMIRLVTHGLGGEGYLNFEGNEFGHPEWLDFPREGNNNSFWYARRQLNLTDDPLLRYKFLDHFDRLMNQTEAKYGWLHAPQAYISLKHEGDKVIVFERGGLVFIFNFHPTNSFSDYRIGIDVAGTYRVVLNTDSKDVGGHNRVDENTRFFTTPMEWNNRKNWTHIYIPCRTALVLALESTISQQS, from the exons ATGGCCGCAATTGTTGAAAACTCGTCCAATTCCTTGGACCCCAATCACTCTGGCGGTGCTGTGGGTGACATTCCTAACGACGGTACAG GCGTTGTGAAGCTCGATCCTTGGCTGGAGCCCTTCAGCGAAGCCCTCAGAAGGCGCTTTTCTAAAACTCAAGATTggatcaagaccatcaatgATACCGAAGGGGCCTTGAGAAGTTCAGCAGG CTTTGGCTATCAaatcaacaacttcttcgCAGCTAGCAGTCGATACGGTACTCCCGAGGacctcaaggagctcatTGACACCGCTCACGGCCTCGGAATTACCATGCTTCTCGATGTTGTCCACAGCCACGCTTCCAAGAATGTGCTCGATGGCATCAACGAGTTTGATGGTACCGATCACCATTACTTCCATGGTGGCGGCAAGGGCCGACACGATCAGTGGGACAGCCGGCTATTCAACTACGGCCACCATGAGGTGATGCGGTTCTTGCTGAGCAACTTGCGTTTTTGGATGGACGAGTACCAATTCGACGGTTTCCGATTTGATGGAGTGACCAGCATGCTATATGTTCATCATGGCATGGGCAC GGGCTTCTCCGGTGGCTATCATGAGTACTTCGGCGCAgatgttgacgaggaggCTGTTGTCTATATGATGCTTGCAAACGAAATGTTGCATGAACTCTACCCAGAGGTCATTACCATTGCTGAGGATGTCTCTGGTATGCCAGCACTCTGCCTGCCACTTTCTCTTGGTGGCGTTGGATTCGACTACCGCCTTGCCATGGCCATTCCTGATATGTGGATCAAGATTCTgaaggaactcaaggatgatgaatGGGATATTGGCAACATCTGCCATACACTTACCAACCGTCGACACGGCGAAAAGACTATCGCCTATGCTGAGAGCCACGACCAGGC TCTTGTCGGTGACAAAACACTCATGATGCATCTGTGTGACGCTGAAATGTATACCAACATGTCTACTCTGTCGCCCCTGACTCCTGTCATTGATCGTGGTATGGCACTCCACAAGATGATTCGACTTGTGACACACGGCCTTGGAGGAGAGGGATATCTGAACTTTGAGGGTAACGAGTTTGGTCACCCCGAGTGGCTCGACTTCCCGCGTGAGGGCAACAACAACTCATTCTGGTATGCTCGACGACAGCTCAACCTTACGGATGATCCCTTGCTCCGATACAAGTTCCTTGATCACTTTGACCGCTTGATGAACCAGACTGAGGCCAAGTATGGTTGGCTCCATGCGCCACAGGCGTATATCTCATTGAAACATGAAGGTGACAAGGTTATTGTGTTTGAGCGCGGTGGTCTGGTCTTTATCTTTAACTTCCACCCAACCAACAGCTTCAGCGACTACCGTATCGGAATTGATGTCGCAGGAACTTACCGTGTCGTTCTCAACACAGATAGCAAGGATGTTGGTGGTCACAACCGTGTCGATGAGAACACCCGATTCTTCACTACCCCCATGGAATGGAACAACAGGAAGAACTGGACTCATATCTATATTCCCTGCCGAACTGCTTTG GTTCTGGCTCTTGAGTCCACAATTTCCCAGCAGTCCTGA
- a CDS encoding ATP-dependent Clp protease ATP-binding subunit ClpX — protein MSPFVRALPTARCCLCHLSRCATRPVPTTTRCLSSYNSRLRQQHRYISGSPIASRRNNDFNSGFSSSYDPSVDAGRGPMFNKTNFGVPQFYPRDLKKRVDDYVVGQDRAKKTICATIFNHYQNLRRRHQHEHEDRNRRDKVMRQRFARDRELHQKRREMHPVEGQRVHGSIPERYAADTLKDEFPGHNESVRALHDNHEFDDDPMDHLYVAEDITVPDHVKIDKSNLLLVGPTGVGKTYILETLSKKINVPFSICDCNSFTQAGYIGQDVETCIERLLIEANYDIKATEHGIVVLDEFDKIARRETTTGRDVGGEGVQQALLKLVEGTKVTINVKDNRSSRSTPPITTNYSASGPSSSTPQAAPPGGKVDQYTIDTTNILFVFCGAFVGLDKAVLKRVARPTMGFGGELRGRSSMSGNKQTLPAETYTHLPHHNPQSASSFTPLDLTTPADLQSFGFIPELIGRLHNICALSPLSKEDLLRILTEPKNSLVAQYTALFETYPSRLFFTEKSLYAIAERAAASETGARGLKMEMERVLAEPMFDAPMPYVLITEGCVKGTEKAGYWGKDGRFEVDRRMQAEEMNPAKGEPENTFEKYREAGQSGG, from the exons ATGTCGCCCTTCGTAAGGGCACTCCCTACCGCTCGTTGCTGTCTTTGCCATCTCTCGCGCTGTGCCACACGACCGGTACCTACTACGACACGTTGCCTATCCTCTTACAATTCCCGATTACGACAACAACACCGCTATATCTCAGGCTCCCCTATAGCTTCACGACGCAACAACGACTTCAATTCAGGCTTCAGTAGCAGCTATGACCCATCAGTCGATGCGGGGCGTGGCCCCATGTTCAACAAGACCAACTTTGGCGTACCGCAGTTCTACCCACGCGATCTCAAGAAAAGAGTAGACGACTACGTCGTTGGCCAGGACCGGGCCAAGAAGACAATATGCGCAACCATCTTCAATCACTACCAGAATCTACGGCGAAGACACCAACATGAGCACGAGGACCGGAACAGGCGGGATAAGGTAATGCGCCAGAGGTTTGCGAGAGACAGAGAACTGCATCAGAAACGTCGTGAGATGCACCCTGTCGAAGGTCAGCGTGTACATGGTTCTATCCCTGAGCGTTACGCTGCTGATACTCTTAAAGATGAGTTCCCGGGCCATAATGAGTCGGTCCGTGCGCTTCACGATAACCACGAATTCGATGACGACCCAATGGACCATCTCTATGTTGCAGAGGATATAACAGTTCCCGATCACGTCAAGATAGACAAGAGTAACCTCCTTCTGGTCGGTCCCACGGGTGTTGGCAAGACTTACATACTAGA AACACTAAGCAAAAAGATAAACGTACCCTTCTCTATCTGTGACTGCAACTCCTTCACTCAGGCTGGATACATAGGACAGGACGTTGAGACCTGCATCGAGCGGCTTCTTATCGAAGCCAATTATGACATCAAGGCAACAGAGCACGGTATTGTTGTTCTAGATGAATTCGACAAGATTGCAAGGCGCGAAACGACTACTGGTCGGGATGTTGGGGGCGAGGGTGTTCAACAGGCGCTGCTGAAGCTCGTTGAGGGAACAAAAGTTACCATCAATGTCAAGGACAACCGCTCATCCCGATCTACGCCACCTATCACGACGAACTATAGCGCATCTGGGCCATCTTCCTCGACTCCTCAGGCAGCTCCTCCAGGTGGCAAGGTTGACCAGTATACTATTGACACTACTAACATTCTCTTTGTGTTCTGCGGCGCCTTTGTCGGGCTAGACAAGGCTGTCCTGAAGAGAGTTGCAAGACCGACGATGGGATTCGGCGGAGAACTTAGGGGACGCTCCTCTATGTCTGGCAACAAGCAAACTCTGCCGGCAGAAACATATACGCATTTGCCTCACCACAACCCTCAATCAGCTTCATCGTTCACGCCGTTAGATCTTACCACTCCTGCTgatctacaaagcttcgGTTTCATTCCCGAGTTGATAGGGCGTTTGCACAATATCTGTGCTCTTAGTCCGCTTTCTAAAGAAGATCTCTTACGTATTCTGACTGAACCCAAAAACAGCCTTGTTGCTCAGTATACCGCTCTTTTCGAGACGTACCCTTCGCGATTATTCTTCACAGAGAAATCATTATATGCTATCGCGGAGCGAGCTGCTGCTTCAGAAACAGGCGCCCGAGGTctcaagatggagatggagcgTGTCCTAGCAGAGCCCATGTTTGATGCTCCGATGCCTTATGTACTCATCACCGAGGGATGCGTAAAGGGAACGGAGAAGGCAGGATACTGGGGCAAGGACGGCCGGTTTGAGGTGGACAGAAGGATGCAGGCAGAAGAGATGAATCCAGCCAAAGGGGAACCCGAGAACACATTCGAAAAGTACCGAGAAGCAGGACAGAGCGGTGGCTAA